One genomic segment of Bradyrhizobium diazoefficiens includes these proteins:
- a CDS encoding dihydrodipicolinate synthase family protein: MKVRPTGVIPPMTTPFRKDGEIDFELVAPQVDWMIGAGAHGVAAGGSTGEGHTLDHEEYRDLMAATVAAVRGRIPVIAGIIVDSTRDAIRRGKLVRDMNVAALQVTPVHYLFKPDDEAMVSHFRAMADETGMPIIIYNVVPWSYLSPALLTRIMTEVPLVVGVKQSAGDLKLFADLMMMAPDKLIYSAVDALMYPSYTLGAHGSIAAILSAAPHASVALWDAVKAGDHPRALDLHGKLLTLWNAIIADNLPACTRYAQMLQGLPQTYPRAPMPEASPAQQAAIRKALEALGALKGPQVEAAE; this comes from the coding sequence ATGAAAGTACGACCGACAGGCGTGATCCCGCCGATGACGACGCCGTTCCGCAAGGACGGCGAGATCGACTTTGAGCTTGTAGCGCCGCAGGTCGACTGGATGATCGGTGCCGGCGCGCATGGCGTCGCCGCCGGCGGCTCGACCGGCGAGGGCCACACGCTCGATCACGAGGAATACCGCGACCTGATGGCGGCGACGGTCGCAGCGGTGCGGGGACGTATTCCCGTCATCGCCGGCATCATCGTCGATTCCACGCGCGATGCGATCCGCCGCGGCAAGCTCGTGCGCGACATGAATGTCGCGGCGCTCCAGGTCACGCCGGTGCACTATCTGTTCAAGCCGGACGACGAAGCGATGGTCTCGCATTTCCGCGCCATGGCCGATGAGACCGGCATGCCCATCATCATCTACAACGTCGTGCCGTGGTCGTATCTGTCGCCGGCGCTGCTGACGCGGATCATGACCGAGGTGCCGCTGGTGGTCGGCGTCAAGCAGAGCGCGGGCGACCTCAAGCTGTTTGCGGACCTCATGATGATGGCCCCGGACAAGCTGATCTACAGCGCGGTCGATGCCCTGATGTATCCGTCCTACACGCTGGGGGCCCACGGCTCGATCGCCGCGATCCTGAGCGCGGCGCCGCATGCCTCCGTCGCGCTGTGGGATGCGGTGAAGGCGGGCGACCATCCGCGCGCGCTCGACCTGCACGGGAAGCTGCTGACGCTGTGGAACGCGATCATTGCCGACAACCTGCCGGCCTGCACACGCTACGCGCAGATGCTCCAGGGCTTGCCGCAGACGTATCCGCGTGCGCCGATGCCGGAGGCCTCGCCGGCGCAGCAGGCCGCGATCCGCAAGGCGCTGGAGGCGCTCGGCGCGCTGAAGGGGCCACAAGTCGAAGCGGCCGAATAG
- a CDS encoding alpha/beta hydrolase fold domain-containing protein: MSVARLVSAFQFCPDTCVFGARASRDPAPSLQSRAFNLLLRQLPYKERLASAEAVQAHVQKLALQPASFEPTGLGRGVEATLTKMGGWPVYYTAPSSGHEGCNFVMFLHGGGYINEIVPAHWRFVGEMTRKAGVVCVVPIYPLAPRATAKDVVPGTAELLRMLLEDAGPAKVTVVGNSAGAGLALAACQWLRDRRHRQPDRLMLISPAADASVSRPEHAQIAARDPIQDIPGIIEAARLYAGEVDVGHPFVSPLNGAFRSLPPMTIFSGTRDLLYPDSVDLAERARAAGVPVELHLLGDQPHNYALMPTPEGRQARSIILRAVA; this comes from the coding sequence ATGAGCGTTGCAAGACTTGTGTCAGCCTTTCAGTTCTGCCCTGATACCTGCGTGTTCGGTGCGCGGGCGTCGCGCGATCCCGCGCCGAGCCTGCAAAGCCGCGCCTTCAACCTGCTGCTGCGACAGCTTCCGTACAAGGAGCGGCTCGCATCCGCCGAGGCGGTGCAGGCTCATGTACAGAAGCTCGCGCTGCAGCCGGCCTCGTTCGAGCCGACGGGGCTTGGCCGCGGCGTCGAGGCGACGCTGACCAAGATGGGCGGCTGGCCGGTCTATTACACCGCGCCGTCCTCCGGCCATGAGGGCTGCAACTTCGTCATGTTCCTGCATGGCGGCGGCTACATCAACGAGATCGTGCCGGCGCATTGGCGCTTCGTCGGCGAGATGACGCGCAAGGCGGGCGTCGTTTGCGTCGTGCCGATCTATCCGCTGGCGCCGCGCGCCACGGCAAAAGACGTCGTGCCGGGAACGGCCGAGCTGTTGCGGATGCTGTTGGAGGACGCAGGGCCGGCAAAGGTCACGGTGGTCGGCAACTCGGCCGGCGCCGGGCTTGCGCTCGCCGCATGCCAATGGCTGCGCGATCGCCGTCATCGACAACCGGACCGGCTGATGTTGATCTCGCCTGCGGCCGATGCGTCTGTGAGCCGCCCCGAGCACGCCCAGATCGCCGCGCGCGATCCGATCCAGGACATTCCGGGGATCATCGAGGCGGCGCGGCTCTATGCCGGCGAGGTCGATGTCGGCCATCCCTTTGTCAGCCCGCTCAACGGTGCCTTTCGTTCGCTGCCGCCGATGACGATTTTTTCCGGGACGCGCGATCTGCTCTACCCCGACAGCGTCGATCTCGCCGAGCGGGCGCGGGCGGCGGGCGTGCCAGTCGAGCTGCATCTGCTCGGTGACCAGCCGCATAATTATGCGCTGATGCCGACGCCGGAAGGGCGGCAGGCGCGGTCGATCATCTTGCGGGCGGTGGCTTGA
- a CDS encoding SDR family NAD(P)-dependent oxidoreductase yields MKDFAGKIAVITGGGTGMGRELARQLVAEGCNVAMCDVSEAAMAETRRLCEVEKLPQGLRVTTHVADVSIEDHLKRFRDELAEQQKTDRIHLLFNNAGIGGGGSLFTNTREQWERTFNICWGGVYLGVRTFLPMLVAADEAHIVNTASVNGFWASIGMNQAHTAYNSAKFAVKGFTEALINDLRLHAPHVKCSVVMPGHIGTSIVSNSRKVQSGDGSERLNADEIALTRKRMAAAGVPDADKMSDEDIQAAFAERARSFLEDAPTTAAQAAKIILDGVKAERWRILVGEDAKRLDERVRAAPEQAYDRAFYESLIQEVGWRLG; encoded by the coding sequence ATGAAGGATTTTGCAGGAAAGATCGCCGTGATCACCGGCGGCGGCACGGGAATGGGACGCGAGCTCGCGCGGCAGCTCGTTGCCGAGGGTTGCAATGTCGCGATGTGCGACGTCTCGGAGGCCGCGATGGCCGAGACGAGGCGGCTCTGTGAGGTCGAGAAGCTGCCGCAGGGCCTGCGCGTCACGACGCATGTCGCCGACGTCTCGATCGAGGATCACCTCAAGCGGTTTCGCGACGAGCTTGCCGAGCAGCAGAAGACGGACCGCATCCATCTCTTGTTCAACAATGCCGGCATCGGTGGCGGCGGCAGCCTGTTCACCAACACGCGCGAGCAGTGGGAGCGCACCTTCAACATCTGCTGGGGCGGCGTCTATCTCGGCGTGCGCACCTTCTTGCCGATGCTGGTGGCGGCGGACGAGGCCCACATCGTCAACACCGCAAGCGTCAACGGCTTCTGGGCCTCGATCGGCATGAACCAGGCGCACACCGCCTACAACTCGGCCAAGTTCGCGGTGAAGGGGTTTACCGAGGCGCTGATCAACGATTTGCGCCTGCACGCGCCACACGTCAAATGTTCGGTGGTGATGCCCGGCCACATCGGCACGTCGATCGTCTCCAATTCGCGCAAGGTGCAGAGCGGGGACGGCTCGGAGCGGCTCAACGCCGACGAGATCGCGCTGACCCGTAAGCGCATGGCCGCCGCCGGCGTGCCAGACGCAGACAAAATGTCGGATGAGGACATCCAGGCGGCCTTCGCCGAGCGCGCCCGCAGCTTTCTCGAGGATGCACCGACGACCGCCGCGCAGGCCGCGAAGATCATCCTCGACGGGGTCAAGGCGGAGCGCTGGCGCATTCTTGTGGGCGAGGACGCAAAGCGCCTTGACGAGCGCGTGCGCGCAGCGCCCGAGCAGGCCTATGACCGCGCCTTCTACGAAAGCTTGATCCAGGAGGTCGGCTGGCGCCTCGGCTGA